One window from the genome of Yarrowia lipolytica chromosome 1B, complete sequence encodes:
- a CDS encoding uncharacterized protein (Compare to YALI0B06875g, similar to Saccharomyces cerevisiae URB1 (YKL014C); ancestral locus Anc_2.653, some similarities with uniprot|P34241 Saccharomyces cerevisiae YKL014c), which translates to MSKRPTVKEDGGRDNNLVDILTTVLDNYLETSDSSSLEEFVRKGFHNQVLHYWANVIGVREERPKFAAASAAIADLIEALDNPVFAVKGLEFVKMIMDNHISYVVKASSSHDKAVAMGMIKMLTAIVGFQRGYFSTDLLSEFPSAEPHKYPALEPPRGKDAKNRSIREAMIKFLCTWISNASSLTKTDIMVNRRRLRVQWFRHMNTDSCKFLSYQLDMLREHILNDEGVSKTSKRMLFNEWSMGLISQRLYRADGSATVAEEFLLQLGSDAEKGILYPCDAWWVDVLREEKHGLRENVSKAGLHISEEDMRKFKVNVLDYRNSALLMVLKANIKPWENMPCQRIALRFLENAPEIVEQVMKNEHWLSFDPKLTTNWVGLVAFFSKFLQLPIPSIVERRAKDRDCPPVNTIMESVLPTALATNNLTKGLASETPLIRQFTAQILNLVLKKYQQVQQFLNEQPGWETGASQFREEFLTRFVNVQTIFTALNTEKEAGLLRYNLVFLCSQFGDLFPEVLPKATLPASLLENITASGLSIAEFQHTMNLEGKLSMTGLWWKKTASGHSLFSTLLKLCTTDVKTVRQSVAASLTETTLPTMLFQNQLSISTLDVLVNSMDLVRDDPANVDAVLDLIDNCVGRFMTQPFKYLDLISEVCKKQQLDPNSVVISPFITVLAEQVKFVPEDKRHLAKTWLQKIFRDACIAGESWKVMAGLCEQFELDSSLLSASKPLTEKSNKLFWNNESPKELEKRNLTYFDLALALEDKQVLAESSALPETPLDVAALTYRSKSFKKSDVASYGIKLKMAAMVTPTLRNYLASPEFFTDNFDDSLIPFYSHLIKSVYEEVPDIKPDFQTAFSGYISDLLKQDSAYKNVFLQHLAWTFTAGQALEYVKLLMKKKKDISGGLEVLAGVSGGFLSTDELVELEKYVRKQCPQNSNTLEKILLDNSSALEKLDHDKIESILKSCYKVHELLPVVTALAKMPQAQKTLAKYVSKGLRKFEPEHLARLVLLVGVPEDEEEVDYVSKTMTKYLTTSKNLDNVDIFARVLVLCSSTVFSDEAVAIVTALTSAPKTHGYTQNVGKLVAKLGPGEQLTKYLSKGIINLTKHLMETTEPVIYASALEVAKCLDEIAVSKEIDFWTQVSAKSINALLEALVSRWFHDPVCIRLVHSLVSCATKQIEYSKLLQMVLNSDGNVLLLNRTAGDFTSQVLTATIVQQLYLFDRKNSNTSVVNGVLRLYEALNTLPDQILLSVLQSMESSGTYNWTQFVFSWATIGDVRDMRVFNIIGNDIEVTLAAPTILASINNFNPGEKNFQHNVDQWNKLSARQQHDYRVEKTDAVYDSSFLMGVIAQRIRKDGQLDIRALVENHYLGFVIASMSSYSVSTLIYCKSLLEAISYCCDLPENKAPFKGLVKIMVRKCLYLMAEESFERLPCIVAIQMAYIIRGVAAAGSVMYDNIVGIILAGPKIFAGMIPIATRLFTDTNKDFFRKLSWGLVTFINGVKTTEDVRLLLKSNFLEQLMSACASPTVSRHIKESVMKLVWSIQKTGEGSMMLVLRHGGLAWNEVLDGEMAKWSQATAARYGVTFKDRQKLLAWTNQDFPRYLARQKEVV; encoded by the exons ATGAGCAAACGACCAACGGTGAAAGAAGATGGCGGACGTGACAATAACCTGGTCGACATTCTGACAACGGTGCTCGACAACTACCTGGAGACAAGCGACTCGtcttctctggaggagtttgtgCGCAAGGGATTCCACAACCAGGTGCTGCACTATTGGGCCAATGTG attGGCGTGCGGGAAGAACGACCCAAGTTTGCGGCCGCGTCGGCGGCTATTGCCGATCTGATCGAGGCGCTGGACAACCCTGTGTTTGCCGTCAAGGGATTGGAGTTCGTCAAGATGATTATGGACAACCACATCAGCTACGTGGTCAAGGCGTCGTCGTCACATGACAAGGCCGTGGCAATGGGAATGATCAAGATGCTCACGGCCATTGTGGGTTTCCAGAGAGGCTACTTTTCGACCGATCTACTGAGTGAGTTCCCCTCAGCCGAACCTCACAAGTATCCGGCCCTGGAGCCGCCACGGGGTAAAGACGCCAAGAACCGCTCCATTCGAGAAGCCATGATCAAGTTTCTGTGCACGTGGATCTCCAACGCGTCTTCGCTGACCAAAACGGACATCATGGTGAACCGCCGACGTCTGAGAGTCCAGTGGTTCCGACACATGAACACAGACTCATGCAAGTTTCTGTCCTACCAGCTGGATATGTTGAGGGAACACATTTTGAACGACGAGGGCGTCTCCAAGACCTCCAAGCGAATGCTCTTCAACGAATGGTCCATGGGTCTCATTTCCCAGAGACTCTATCGAGCAGACGGTTCTGCCACGGTGGCTGAAGAGTTCCTTCTGCAACTCGGATCCGACGCAGAAAAGGGTATTCTCTATCCCTGTGACGCTTGGTGGGTGGATGTGCTTCGAGAAGAAAAACACGGTCTTCGAGAAAATGTGTCCAAGGCCGGTCTGCACATTTCCGAAGAAGACATGCGAAAATTCAAGGTCAACGTGCTGGACTACCGAAACAGTGCTCTACTGATGGTGCTCAAAGCCAACATTAAGCCCTGGGAAAATATGCCTTGCCAGAGAATTGCGCTGCGGTTCCTGGAGAACGCTCCGGAGATTGTGGAGCAGGTGATGAAGAACGAGCACTGGCTGTCGTTCGACCCCAAGTTGACCACCAACTGGGTGGGTCTGGTGGCCTTCTTTTCGAAGTTCCTTCAGTTGCCTATCCCTTCCATTGTCGAGAGAAGAGCCAAAGACCGAGATTGTCCTCCTGTCAACACAATCATGGAGAGCGTGCTCCCCACTGCTCTTGCTACCAACAATCTCACCAAGGGTCTGGCTTCAGAAACACCTCTGATTCGCCAATTTACGGCCCAgatcctcaatctcgtgCTCAAAAAGTACCAGCAGGTGCAGCAGTTTCTCAACGAGCAGCCTGGGTGGGAAACTGGTGCGTCACAGTTCCGAGAGGAGTTTCTGACTCGGTTTGTGAACGTTCAGACGATTTTTACAGCTCTGAATACCGAGAAGGAAGCCGGCCTGCTGCGATACAACCTCGTTTTCCTGTGCTCGCAGTTTGGAGACTTGTTCCCCGAGGTACTGCCTAAGGCTACTCTGCCCGCGAGTCTTTTGGAAAACATTACTGCTTCTGGACTGTCGATTGCAGAGTTCCAGCACACCATGAATCTCGAGGGAAAGCTGTCAATGACGGGTCtgtggtggaagaagacggcTTCGGGACATTCACTTTTTTCCACGCTTCTCAAGCTATGTACCACCGACGTGAAAACTGTTCGACAATCCGTGGCTGCTTCTCTGACTGAAACCACTCTCCCCACCATGTTGTTTCAGAACCAGCTTTCCATTTCGACGCTGGATGTGCTGGTCAACTCGATGGACCTGGTTCGAGACGACCCGGCCAATGTGGACGCGGTTCTAGATCTCATTGACAACTGCGTGGGACGATTCATGACCCAGCCCTTCAAGTATCTCGATCTCATATCCGAGGTATGCAAGAAGCAACAGCTTGACCCCAACTCGGTCGTAATCTCGCCGTTCATCACGGTTCTTGCCGAGCAGGTCAAGTTTGTGCCCGAGGATAAGCGGCATTTGGCTAAAACGTGGCTCCAGAAGATTTTCCGAGACGCCTGCATTGCGGGAGAGTCGTGGAAGGTCATGGCGGGACTGTGTGAACAGTTTGAGCTGGATTCCTCCCTTCTCAGTGCCTCTAAGCCGCTCACCGAAAAGTCGAACAAGCTCTTTTGGAACAATGAGTCTCCCAAAGAGCTCGAGAAGCGAAATCTAACGTATTTTGACCTGGCTCTCGCTTTGGAAGATAAACAAGTGCTTGCCGAGTCTTCCGCTTTACCCGAGACCCCCCTGGACGTGGCTGCGTTGACTTATCGGTCCAAGAGCTTCAAAAAGAGCGACGTGGCAAGCTACGGAATCAAACTGAAGATGGCGGCCATGGTGACTCCCACTCTTCGAAACTATCTTGCATCGCCCGAGTTTTTCACCGACAATTTCGATGACTCTCTGATTCCCTTTTACTCGCATCTGATCAAGAGTGTCTACGAAGAAGTGCCCGATATCAAGCCCGATTTCCAGACGGCGTTTTCTGGATACATCTCCGACCTGCTCAAACAGGACTCGGCCTACAAGAATGTCTTTCTGCAGCATCTGGCATGGACTTTTACCGCTGGCCAGGCTCTGGAGTACGTCAAGCTTCTcatgaagaaaaagaaggacatttCCGGCGGTCTGGAGGTGCTGGCTGGAGTTTCTGGCGGCTTCCTATCCACCGAtgagctggtggagctcGAAAAGTACGTACGAAAACAGTGTCCCCAAAATTCCAATACCCTGGAGAAAATTTTGTTGGATAACTCGTCAGCGTTGGAAAAGCTGGACCACGACAAGATTGAAAGCATTCTCAAGTCATGCTACAAGGTGCACGAGCTGCTGCCTGTGGTCACCGCTCTGGCAAAGATGCCCCAAGCCCAGAAGACTCTGGCCAAGTACGTGTCGAAGGGTCTCAGGAAGTTTGAGCCTGAGCATCTCGCTCGCCTGGTTCTTTTGGTCGGTGTTCCtgaggacgaagaggaggttgaTTATGTGTCCAAGACGATGACCAAGTATCTCACCACTTCCAAGAATCTGGACAATGTGGACATTTTTGCCCGGGTTCTTGTTCTGTGTTCGTCAACCGTGTTTTCTGACGAGGCAGTTGCCATTGTTACAGCTCTGACGTCTGCTCCCAAGACCCACGGATACACCCAAAATGTTGGAAAGCtcgtggccaagctggGTCCTGGAGAACAGCTCACCAAGTACCTGTCCAAGGGTATCATCAATCTGACCAAGCATCTGATGGAGACCACGGAACCTGTGATTTATGCCAGTGCTCTGGAGGTGGCGAAGTGTCTGGACGAGATTGCTGTttccaaggagattgattTTTGGACCCAGGTGTCGGCGAAATCCATCAATGCTTTGCTCGAAGCTCTTGTTTCTCGATGGTTTCACGACCCCGTTTGCATTCGACTGGTTCATTCGCTCGTCAGTTGTGCCACCAAGCAAATTGAGTACTCCAAACTGCTTCAGATGGTTCTTAACAGCGACGGGAatgttctgctgctgaacaGAACTGCTGGAGATTTTACTTCTCAAGTCCTTACTGCCACCATTGTGCAACAGCTGTACCTGTTTGATCGCAAGAACTCCAACACCTCGGTCGTCAACGGTGTTCTGCGTCTCTACGAGGCTCTCAACACTCTGCCCGACCAAATTCTGCTGTCTGTTTTGCAGAGCATGGAGTCTTCCGGAACTTACAACTGGACACAGTTTGTCTTCTCGTGGGCCACCATTGGAGATGTTCGAGACATGCGGGTATTCAACATCATCGGCAACGATATTGAGGTGACTCTGGCTGCGCCCACGATTCTGGCCTCCATTAACAACTTCAACCCCGGCGAAAAGAACTTCCAGCACAATGTTGACCAGTGGAACAAGCTGAGTGCCCGGCAACAGCACGACTACCGTGTTGAAAAGACTGACGCGGTCTACGACTCGTCTTTCCTGATGGGTGTGATTGCTCAGCGAATCAGAAAGGACGGCCAACTAGACATTCGGGCTCTGGTAGAGAATCACTATCTTGGGTTCGTGATTGCCTCCATGAGCTCGTACTCGGTCTCCACTCTGATCTACTGCAAGTCTCTGCTTGAGGCGATTTCGTACTGCTGCGATCTCCCCGAAAACAAGGCTCCCTTCAAGGGTCTGGTGAAGATTATGGTGCGAAAATGCCTTTATCTCATGGCGGAGGAGTCGTTTGAGCGACTGCCGTGCATTGTGGCCATCCAGATGGCGTACATTATTCGAGgagtggcagcagcaggtaGCGTCATGTACGACAACATTGTGGGCATCATTCTTGCTGGTCCCAAGATTTTTGCCGGCATGATCCCCATTGCCACGCGGCTCTTCACAgacaccaacaaggactTTTTCCGAAAGCTGTCGTGGGGTCTGGTGACGTTCATCAACGGAGTCAAGACCACGGAAGATGTGCGTCTGCTGCTAAAGAGCAACtttctggagcagctcatgAGTGCCTGTGCGTCTCCCACCGTGTCCAGACACATCAAGGAGAGTGTCATGAAGCTGGTTTGGTCCATTCAGAAGACCGGAGAGGGCTCCATGATGCTGGTGTTGCGACACGGAGGACTTGCATGGAACGAGGTGTTGGACGGAGAGATGGCTAAATGGAGCCAGGCCACCGCCGCGCGATACGGCGTCACGTTCAAGGACCggcagaagctgctggccTGGACCAACCAGGATTTCCCCCGTTATTTGGCGCGACAGAAGGAGGTGGTATAG
- a CDS encoding uncharacterized protein (Compare to YALI0B06853g, weakly similar to uniprot|P25502 Saccharomyces cerevisiae YKL015w PUT3 Proline utilization trans- activator, similar to Saccharomyces cerevisiae PUT3 (YKL015W); ancestral locus Anc_2.654) gives MSAKASKAADKDKRASSACERCRKRHARCSGGDPCVTCAKLKAPCVYPEAEKKIVVSLKYWKKLQDEIQQLKEDKRAAERGVSEGFVDGVVDGAVESAGGTRGETPGVVLGVSGLAGLSGGSGISGISGISGTSGLSALSGGLETPGTPLGGLDPRAKRARINSPGGSMESPSAGGASPINKVTVSSLCSEGDHLINPIRDQKSELTSTRNGQQLFSGSSSTSRFGQEVACMLRDTKTGANESLDMGLFTYRGIRLTKTGPLTLMLKCTECNNSDYRDDIVITMPARDDALRFLVQFQTHLGHCYYFCNELWTRNKIHEIYAFLDTLQNHQTTTLSRHEASWYCQILLISAIGEMYGAPREERQNMADDPPGGENFRNGANALSLLYGKELMGDSCTKLIELLLCYSFYLQVLDFSTSSAVYIGMAMRTAVLCGLHVDASKDSLSREELEHRRRLWWTTYILELYSCSKQGIPPSLNLESVATGLPESLPEFYDALYINSFIEVARLGCLVLDSLYHHHNDNKNILPALNAVIEKLFEWRNNIPDRLKVDYSQSPLIVSRPVVNIHSEYFQCINLSVRPLLIHFVQRRIASLSSEGKLIELSLSKFSPSIRRLLNASFQASVCSISAISSLLDTGFLAVQGYMDREYVFVSAATLVLFGAAFGSHDSIDSHIETAIRIMTAMHHAGNKPASLRLEQLVSLRDAMRLECRTPQNLTPQSAPAAPPHHHQDDFAQYSSSMYDNNLFTQSDIPELSADNALDRELFDDLSQHPVWMGEWVMS, from the coding sequence ATGAGTGCAAAAGCGTCGAAAGCCGCAGACAAGGACAAACGAGCGTCGTCGGCGTGCGAGCGGTGTCGCAAGCGGCATGCCCGGTGTTCCGGCGGCGACCCTTGTGTCACCTGTGCCAAGTTGAAGGCTCCCTGTGTCTATCCTGAggcggagaagaagattgtTGTTTCGTTGAAGTATTGGAAAAAGTTGCAGGATGAGATTCAGCAGTTGAAGGAGGACAAGCGGGCGGCAGAGCGAGGAGTGTCGGAGGGGTTTGTGGACGGAGTGGTGGACGGAGCAGTGGAATCTGCTGGGGGGACTCGAGGGGAGACTCCAGGAGTAGTTTTGGGCGTTTCAGGACTTGCAGGGCTTTCGGGAGGTTCGGGTATTTCAGGTATTTCAGGTATTTCGGGTACTTCAGGACTTTCAGCGCTGTCAGGAGGACTTGAAACACCAGGAACTCCTTTGGGGGGTCTAGACCCTCGAGCTAAACGAGCCAGAATCAACAGTCCGGGTGGCTCTATGGAGTCTCCGAGCGCCGGAGGTGCATCTCCAATCAACAAGGTGACGGTTTCGTCTCTTTGTTCCGAAGGAGATCATCTAATCAACCCGATTCGCGACCAGAAAAGCGAGCTGACCAGCACCCGAAACGGCCAGCAGCTCTTTTCAGGCTCTTCGTCAACGTCGCGGTTTGGACAGGAGGTGGCATGTATGCTCAGAGACACCAAAACCGGCGCCAACGAGTCTTTGGATATGGGTCTGTTCACATATCGGGGAATTCGGCTGACTAAAACGGGTCCTTTGACTCTGATGCTCAAGTGCACGGAATGCAACAACAGCGACTATCGcgacgacattgtcatCACGATGCCGGCCCGCGACGACGCTCTTCGATTTTTGGTGCAATTTCAGACCCATTTGGGCCACTGTTACTACTTTTGCAACGAGTTGTGGACCCGGAACAAAATCCACGAAATTTACGCGTTTCTGGACACCCTTCAGAACCACCAGACCACCACTCTCTCGCGCCATGAGGCGTCCTGGTATTGCCAGATTCTGCTCATTTCCGCCATTGGTGAAATGTACGGAGCTCCTCGAGAAGAGCGGCAAAATATGGCCGATGATCCTCCGGGAGGCGAAAACTTTCGAAATGGAGCCAACGCCCTGTCGCTACTGTATGGAAAGGAACTCATGGGTGATTCGTGCACTAAGCTGATCGAACTGCTGCTCTGTTACTCGTTTTATCTGCAGGTTTTGGACTTTTCGACCTCCTCAGCCGTTTATATCGGCATGGCGATGAGAACAGCGGTATTGTGTGGTCTTCATGTCGATGCCAGCAAAGATTCCCTGTCCCGtgaagagctggagcaTCGACGACGACTGTGGTGGACCACGTACATTCTCGAGTTGTACTCGTGTTCCAAACAGGGCATTCCTCCGTCGTTAAATCTGGAATCGGTCGCGACGGGTCTTCCGGAGTCGCTGCCCGAGTTTTACGACGCTCTGTACATCAATTCGTTCATCGAGGTGGCCCGTCTGGGCTGCTTGGTGCTCGATTCGCTGtaccatcaccacaatgacaacaagaacattCTACCGGCACTGAACGCGGTGATTGAAAAGCTGTTTGAATGGCGAAACAACATTCCCGACCGGCTCAAGGTGGACTATTCGCAGTCTCCGCTCATTGTCTCCCGACCGGTCGTCAACATTCACTCGGAGTATTTTCAATGCATCAACCTGTCGGTTCGACCCCTGCTGATTCATTTTGTTCAACGACGAATCGCCTCCTTGTCTTCTGAGGGAAAACTCATTGAACTGTCTCTGTCGAAATTCTCTCCCTCCATTCGACGATTGCTAAACGCGTCGTTCCAGGCCTCCGTCTGCTCCATTTCAGCAATCAGCTCGCTACTGGACACCGGGTTTCTGGCAGTCCAAGGATACATGGACCGGGAGTacgtttttgtgtctgctgCGACCCTGGTTCTGTTCGGAGCCGCGTTCGGGTCCCATGACTCCATCGACTCGCACATTGAGACAGCTATTCGCATCATGACTGCCATGCATCATGCCGGGAACAAGCCCGCTTCTCTGCGGCTCGAGCAATTGGTTTCTCTGCGTGACGCCATGCGACTGGAATGCCGAACGCCCCAGAACCTCACTCCGCAGTCTGCTCCTGCCGCCCCACCTCACCATCACCAGGACGACTTTGCCCAGTACTCCAGCTCCATGTATGACAACAATCTGTTTACGCAGTCGGACATTCCGGAGCTGTCGGCCGACAATGCTCTGGATCGcgagctgtttgacgaTCTCAGTCAGCATCCCGTTTGGATGGGAGAGTGGGTTATGAGTTAG
- a CDS encoding uncharacterized protein (Compare to YALI0B06897g, similar to Saccharomyces cerevisiae HCS1 (YKL017C); ancestral locus Anc_2.656, similar to uniprot|P34243 Saccharomyces cerevisiae YKL017c DIP1 DNA helicase A) — MDRLSHLYTCLEAEKAADVASMSSLTSSLTPKQLASRGLAIVNLTLASLRTGFGGKLVATLEPDVSISPEITGGNDIRTGDLIKIIKNKTSKDDKAVEAVVLKSTKAKIEVALDENFDATDSLDGVRLHVVKLANNATYRRMEFALKDMLRMKEQEMSDLMRVCVDKETISDHKDDPNLQLYNTALNPSQVEAVQHSVGSAQVTVVHGPPGTGKTHTLVEIIRQLVQKKGQRVLVCGPSNISVDTLLERLHPHFNGNQLLRIGHPARLLEANLQHSLDIVSKTCDSGQIVKDVQVNIDQQLRKISKTKSGREKYAMYKEIGMLRKEFKERQKKVVADLLLQAKVVCATLHGTGDSCLKDVQFDTIIIDEISQSLEPQCWIPISRYPSAQKLIIAGDNQQLPPTVKCEQSKIKKQLELTLFDHLVGNYDNIRRLLKVQYRMHDAIMQFPSQELYGGQLVAHSSVARHTLADLPHVTEDYETTTPVVWIDTQGDDFYEQEDESGKLNPSRLNDSEAYLVRRHVGKLLDLGVLESEIGVITPYSAQASLIRSLIHPTNPAVEVATVDSFQGREKEAVILSLVRSNENHEIGFLGEYRRLNVAMTRPRRHLCVVGNMETLARGSDFTQAWAKHGEDNDDIEFPSLDEVIELQQ, encoded by the coding sequence ATGGACCGATTGAGCCACCTATATACGTGTCTGGAGGCCGAAAAGGCAGCAGATGTGGCGAGTATGAGCTCGCTGACCTCGTCTTTGACGCCCAAACAGCTGGCATCCAGAGGTCTGGCGATCGTCAATCTGACTCTGGCGTCGCTACGAACGGGCTTTGGTGGCAAACTGGTGGCCACGTTGGAACCGGACGTGTCGATTTCGCCGGAAATTACAGGCGGAAACGATATTCGAACCGGAGATCTCATCAAAatcatcaagaacaagactagcaaggacgacaaggccgTGGAGGCGGTGGTACTCAAATCGACAAAGGCCAAGATCGAGGTGGCTCTCGATGAGAACTTCGACGCTACAGATAGTCTGGATGGAGTACGACTACATGTGGTGAAACTGGCCAACAATGCCACCTACCGACGAATGGAGTTTGCCCTCAAGGACATGTTGAGGATGAAGGAACAGGAAATGTCCGACCTCAtgcgtgtttgtgttgatAAGGAGACGATTTCCGACCACAAGGACGACCCCAACCTCCAGTTGTACAACACAGCTCTCAACCCTTCGCAGGTGGAGGCCGTCCAGCACAGCGTTGGATCAGCACAGGTGACGGTGGTCCATGGCCCTCCTGGAACCGGAAAGACGCATACTTTGGTGGAGATCATCCGGCAGCTGGTTCAGAAAAAGGGCCAACGAGTTCTGGTTTGTGGTCCCTCCAACATCTCGGTAGACACTTTACTTGAGCGTTTGCATCCTCATTTCAACGGCAACCAATTGCTTCGAATCGGTCACCCTGCCCGTCTTCTGGAAGCCAATCTGCAACACTCCTTGGATATTGTTTCAAAAACCTGCGACAGTGGGCAGATTGTGAAGGACGTGCAGGTGAATAttgaccagcagctccgAAAGATTTCAAAGACGAAATCGGGCCGCGAAAAGTATGCGATGTACAAGGAGATTGGCATGCTGCGAaaggagttcaaggagCGGCAGAAGAAAGTGGTCGCTGATCTTCTGCTTCAAGCCAAAGTTGTCTGCGCCACTCTACATGGTACCGGAGACTCTTGTCTTAAGGACGTGCAGTTTGATACGATCATCATTGACGAGATTTCGCAGTCTCTAGAGCCTCAATGTTGGATTCCCATTTCTCGCTACCCTTCGGCTCAGAAGCTCATTATCGCCGGAGacaaccagcagcttcCTCCCACGGTCAAGTGTGAGCAgtccaagatcaagaaACAGCTGGAGTTGACCTTGTTTGACCATTTGGTGGGCAACTACGACAATATCAGGCGGTTGCTAAAGGTACAGTATCGAATGCATGACGCCATTATGCAGTTTCCGTCACAAGAACTGTACGGAGGACAACTTGTGGCCCATTCTTCGGTGGCACGGCACACTCTGGCAGATCTACCACATGTTACAGAGGACTATGAGACCACCACGCCAGTTGTGTGGATTGATACACAAGGAGACGACTTTTACGAGCAGGAGGATGAGTCGGGAAAGCTGAATCCTTCTCGGTTGAACGACTCGGAGGCGTATCTGGTTCGTCGACACGTTGGAAAGCTGCTTGATCTGGGTGTTTTGGAGTCTGAAATCGGTGTGATTACTCCCTATTCTGCCCAGGCATCTCTCATTCGGTCTTTGATTCATCCCACCAACCCTGCGGTTGAGGTCGCTACGGTTGACTCGTTCCAGGGgcgagagaaggaggcggTCATTCTGTCTCTAGTGCGGTCCAACGAGAACCACGAGATTGGCTTCTTAGGCGAGTATAGACGTCTGAACGTTGCCATGACCCGGCCTCGAAGACATCTCTGTGTGGTGGGCAACATGGAGACTCTGGCTCGAGGAAGTGACTTTACCCAGGCCTGGGCCAAGCATGGAGAGGACAATGATGATATCGAGTTCCCCAGTCTCGACGAGGTGATTGAGCTTCAGCAGTAG
- a CDS encoding uncharacterized protein (Compare to YALI0B06831g, highly similar to uniprot|O13350 Kluyveromyces lactis ATP synthase D chain mitochondrial), producing MSVAAARSSAVKVDWGKIVSSLGLTGATVSSLQAFRKRHEEAKKNAYELQNQPTTVDFAHYRKVLKNQKVVDEIEQHFKSFKPVTYDVSKQLKTIDAFEAKAIEDAKATEGKVNQEIGDLQKTLENIESARPFDQLSVDDVFKARPDLEKKIEEMVKKGRWSVPGYNEKFGSVVLM from the exons Atgtctgttgctgctgcc CGATCCTCTGCCGTCAAGGTTGACTGGGGAAAGATTGTCTCTTCCCTGGGCCTGACCGGCGCCACCGTGTCTTCCCTCCAGGCTTTCCGAAAGCGAcacgaggaggccaagaagaacgccTACGAGCTGCAGAACCAGCCCACTACCGTGGACTTTGCCCACTACCGAAAGGTGCTTAAGAACCAGAAGGTTgtggacgagattgagcagcACTTCAAGTCGTTCAAGCCCGTGACCTACGACGTgtccaagcagctcaagacCATCGACGCCTttgaggccaaggccattgaggatGCCAAGGCCACCGAGGGCAAGGTCAACCAGGAGATTGGCGATCTGCAGAAGACCCTGGAGAACATTGAGTCTGCTCGACCCTTCGACCAGCTCTCTGTTGACGACGTGTTCAAGGCCCGACCCGatctcgagaagaagatcgaggagatggtcaagaagggccG